From the genome of Flavobacterium luteolum, one region includes:
- a CDS encoding helix-turn-helix domain-containing protein, with translation MDIEKDYIKLIFGLKLKQVRTQKNLSLFGLAKLTNLSKSYLNEIEKGKKYPKTDKILLLCEHLDVTYDQMVSLKLDNNLAPIGEILKSGILKEIPLELFGIQEADLIDIIANAPAKVNAFISTIIEIAQHYNLSRESFFLAALRSYQEAHSNYFEDLEEKVIAFSKSFQINLDSKITVEESEAILKEEYEYNIKEIAFADQEALDDLRSIYVPKSKTLLLSTELDAPQKAFILAKEIAYNYMKISDRLLTFSWIKFENFDQVLNNFYASYFAGALLLPRKLVVDKINSFLENENPKPEEFVSLIESFEVSPESFYQRLTNLLPKDFQLKNLFFLRLSHKIGSDFYQINKELHITHQQEPHANETNEHYCRRWVSVKTIDEAIKQNKSHFFDAQISSYANSGNEYLVFSSATKDPFAENFIRSISVGILINPTMKKKFKVIDGKPLVKRIVGVTCETCAVQDCLERAAPPIVLERKKRHENTDAVVQQFMNQYS, from the coding sequence ATGGATATCGAAAAAGACTATATAAAACTGATCTTCGGATTAAAATTGAAGCAAGTCAGAACGCAAAAAAATCTGTCTCTTTTTGGCTTGGCTAAATTGACAAATCTTTCAAAATCGTATTTAAACGAGATTGAAAAGGGAAAAAAATATCCAAAAACAGATAAAATTTTATTGCTCTGCGAACATTTGGACGTGACTTATGACCAAATGGTGTCTTTAAAACTCGATAATAACCTCGCTCCTATTGGCGAAATTTTAAAATCTGGAATTTTAAAAGAGATTCCATTAGAGCTTTTTGGCATTCAAGAAGCCGATTTAATTGATATTATTGCCAATGCTCCGGCAAAAGTCAATGCTTTTATTAGTACGATTATCGAAATTGCACAGCATTATAATTTAAGCCGTGAAAGTTTCTTTTTAGCAGCTTTACGTTCATATCAGGAAGCGCACAGCAATTATTTTGAAGATTTAGAAGAGAAGGTAATTGCGTTTTCGAAGTCGTTTCAGATTAATCTGGATTCTAAAATTACTGTTGAAGAATCAGAAGCGATTCTGAAAGAAGAATACGAATACAACATAAAGGAAATTGCATTCGCAGATCAGGAAGCTTTAGACGATTTGCGTTCGATTTATGTTCCGAAAAGCAAAACTTTATTGCTTTCAACAGAACTTGATGCTCCGCAGAAAGCGTTTATTTTAGCTAAAGAAATTGCCTATAATTACATGAAGATTTCTGACCGTTTGCTAACATTCAGCTGGATTAAGTTTGAAAATTTCGACCAGGTTTTAAATAATTTTTACGCTTCTTACTTTGCTGGCGCTTTATTATTGCCAAGAAAATTAGTTGTAGATAAAATCAATTCTTTTTTGGAAAATGAAAATCCGAAACCAGAAGAATTTGTTTCTTTAATAGAAAGTTTTGAAGTCTCGCCAGAATCATTTTATCAGCGATTAACGAATTTATTACCGAAAGATTTTCAGTTGAAAAACCTTTTCTTCTTAAGATTATCACACAAAATAGGCTCCGACTTTTATCAGATAAATAAAGAATTACATATTACACATCAGCAAGAACCGCACGCCAACGAAACCAACGAACATTATTGCAGAAGATGGGTTTCGGTAAAAACGATTGATGAAGCAATCAAACAAAATAAATCTCATTTTTTTGATGCCCAGATTTCGAGCTATGCGAATAGTGGAAATGAATATTTGGTTTTTTCTTCGGCTACAAAAGATCCTTTTGCCGAGAATTTTATTCGAAGTATTTCTGTTGGAATTTTGATTAATCCAACAATGAAAAAGAAATTCAAGGTCATTGACGGAAAACCTTTGGTGAAACGAATTGTTGGTGTAACTTGCGAAACCTGTGCTGTTCAGGATTGTCTAGAAAGAGCAGCTCCGCCAATTGTTTTAGAAAGAAAAAAACGCCATGAGAATACCGATGCTGTTGTACAGCAATTTATGAATCAATATAGTTAG